A portion of the Falsirhodobacter algicola genome contains these proteins:
- the ltnD gene encoding L-threonate dehydrogenase, translated as MDSGYRACVVGLGSMGMGAALSCLRAGIPTSGIDLSEARRDQFAAAGAEGVGASIADLEGEFDAILVLVVNAAQARAVLLGEGGAAGRIRAGGVAIVSCTQSAEDAKALAADLEAMGVQMLDAPVSGGAAKAEAGQMTVMASGSKAAFAAAGPLLEAVAGKVYTIGTDIGLGAMVKVIHQLLAGVHIAAGAEAMAMAARAGIPLDTMYDVVTNAAGNSWMFENRMKHVVDGDYTPLSAVDIFVKDLGLVTETGRSLKFPLPLASTAFAMFQSASNMGFGGEDDSAVIKTFSGIDLPKKEG; from the coding sequence GTGGATTCGGGATATCGCGCCTGTGTCGTAGGTCTGGGCTCGATGGGGATGGGGGCCGCGCTGTCCTGCCTGCGCGCCGGTATTCCGACCTCGGGGATCGACCTTTCGGAGGCACGGCGCGATCAGTTCGCGGCGGCGGGGGCCGAAGGGGTCGGCGCGTCGATCGCTGACCTTGAGGGAGAGTTCGACGCGATCCTCGTCCTCGTGGTGAATGCCGCGCAGGCCCGCGCCGTCCTCTTGGGCGAGGGGGGCGCGGCGGGCCGCATCCGCGCGGGCGGCGTCGCGATCGTCAGCTGCACGCAATCGGCCGAGGATGCCAAGGCGCTCGCGGCCGATCTCGAGGCGATGGGCGTGCAGATGCTGGATGCGCCGGTCTCGGGCGGCGCGGCCAAGGCCGAGGCGGGCCAGATGACCGTCATGGCCTCGGGCAGCAAGGCCGCCTTCGCGGCGGCGGGGCCGCTGCTCGAGGCCGTCGCGGGCAAGGTCTACACCATCGGAACGGACATTGGGCTGGGTGCCATGGTGAAGGTCATTCACCAGCTGCTGGCCGGCGTGCACATCGCCGCCGGGGCCGAGGCCATGGCCATGGCCGCCCGCGCGGGCATCCCGCTCGATACGATGTACGATGTCGTCACCAACGCCGCCGGCAATTCGTGGATGTTCGAAAACCGCATGAAACATGTGGTGGACGGCGATTACACGCCGCTTTCGGCCGTGGACATCTTCGTCAAGGATCTGGGCCTCGTAACCGAAACCGGCCGCAGCCTGAAATTCCCGCTGCCGCTCGCCTCGACCGCCTTTGCGATGTTCCAGAGCGCGTCGAACATGGGCTTTGGCGGCGAGGATGACAGCGCCGTCATCAAGACCTTCTCGGGGATCGACCTGCCCAAGAAGGAGGGCTGA
- the otnK gene encoding 3-oxo-tetronate kinase: MMIGVIADDFTGATDIAGFLVANGLATTQMIGVPEAGTTVEGDAVVVSLKSRSNPAGEAVADSLAALEWLQSLGCRQIFQKYCSTFDSTAKGNIGPVADALMAAIGTDITVVCPALPINGRSIYKGYLFVGDQLLQESGMKDHPITPMTDSNLMRLMEMQSKGRAGVVTTATVERGVEAVRAEIERLRASGVSYVVLDAVSDAHLDVLGQAVADMALVTGGSGLGAGIARAVATGDTGRIEELARAAAEAGTPLHGPGIVISGSCSVMTNAQVAAYRDLAPVFDVDVERCLADPDAYGAEMAEWALAQPQDGGRPAPLITATAKPEVLRGIQARYGAAASEAVERAFAAAARRLADGGIVRFVVAGGETSGSVTQALAVSGFAIGPQIAPGVPWVRAVDRPLSLALKSGNFGAESFFVDCQPAEIRAVIGGAA; this comes from the coding sequence ATGATGATCGGCGTCATCGCGGACGATTTCACCGGCGCGACCGATATTGCGGGCTTTCTGGTGGCGAACGGCCTTGCCACGACCCAGATGATCGGCGTTCCCGAAGCGGGCACCACGGTCGAGGGCGATGCGGTGGTCGTCTCGCTCAAATCGCGGTCGAACCCGGCGGGCGAGGCCGTGGCCGACAGCCTTGCCGCGCTGGAATGGCTGCAATCGCTGGGATGCCGTCAGATCTTCCAGAAATACTGCTCGACCTTCGATTCCACCGCAAAGGGCAATATCGGCCCCGTGGCGGATGCGCTGATGGCGGCCATCGGCACGGACATCACCGTGGTCTGCCCGGCGCTGCCGATCAACGGACGCTCCATCTACAAGGGGTATCTCTTCGTCGGCGATCAGCTTTTGCAGGAGTCGGGGATGAAGGATCACCCCATCACGCCGATGACGGATTCGAACCTGATGCGCCTGATGGAGATGCAGTCGAAGGGCCGCGCGGGCGTCGTGACGACGGCCACGGTCGAACGGGGTGTCGAGGCCGTCCGCGCCGAGATCGAGCGGCTCCGCGCCTCGGGCGTATCCTATGTCGTGCTGGATGCGGTCAGCGACGCGCATTTGGATGTGCTGGGGCAGGCCGTGGCGGATATGGCGCTCGTCACCGGCGGCTCGGGGCTGGGGGCGGGGATCGCGCGCGCGGTCGCGACCGGCGATACCGGGCGCATCGAGGAATTGGCCCGTGCCGCAGCCGAAGCCGGCACGCCGCTGCACGGGCCGGGCATCGTCATCTCGGGGTCGTGCTCAGTCATGACGAATGCGCAGGTCGCGGCCTATCGCGATCTGGCGCCGGTGTTCGATGTGGATGTCGAACGCTGCCTTGCCGATCCGGACGCCTATGGCGCCGAGATGGCCGAATGGGCGCTGGCGCAGCCGCAGGACGGGGGCCGCCCCGCGCCGCTGATCACCGCGACGGCCAAGCCGGAGGTTCTGCGCGGCATTCAGGCCCGCTACGGCGCCGCCGCATCCGAGGCGGTCGAACGCGCCTTTGCCGCCGCCGCCCGCAGGCTGGCCGATGGCGGCATCGTCCGCTTCGTCGTCGCCGGGGGCGAGACATCGGGATCGGTGACGCAGGCGCTGGCGGTATCGGGCTTTGCCATCGGCCCGCAGATCGCGCCGGGCGTGCCATGGGTCCGCGCGGTGGATCGCCCGCTGTCGCTGGCGCTCAAATCCGGCAATTTCGGCGCCGAGAGCTTCTTCGTCGATTGCCAACCCGCCGAAATCCGCGCGGTGATCGGAGGGGCGGCATGA
- a CDS encoding aldolase — MNDAAKAERMVQLCRSLFDRGYSVGGAGNVSVRSDEGGFLVTPTGSCLGRLEADRLTVIGPDGAPRPGPKPSKEFEFHRKLYDVRPEAGAIVHLHSTYLTALSCLEDLPRDNAIRPFTPYYVMRIGYMPVIPYYRPGSPQIGEDLAEAARRHKAQAFLLASHGVVVLGKDIDDAVNNAEELEETAKLLFLLKGEKLHYLTDAEIAELGGGY, encoded by the coding sequence ATGAACGACGCAGCCAAGGCCGAACGCATGGTCCAACTCTGCCGCAGTCTGTTCGACCGGGGCTATTCGGTCGGCGGCGCGGGCAATGTCTCGGTCCGCTCGGACGAGGGGGGGTTCCTCGTCACGCCCACGGGCAGCTGCCTCGGGCGGCTGGAGGCGGACCGGCTGACGGTGATCGGGCCGGACGGGGCCCCGAGGCCCGGCCCCAAACCCTCGAAGGAGTTCGAGTTTCACCGCAAGCTCTACGACGTGCGGCCCGAGGCGGGGGCGATCGTGCACCTGCATTCGACCTATCTGACGGCGCTGAGCTGCCTCGAGGATCTGCCCCGCGACAACGCGATACGGCCCTTCACGCCCTATTACGTCATGCGCATCGGCTACATGCCGGTGATCCCGTACTACCGCCCCGGCTCGCCGCAGATCGGCGAGGATCTGGCCGAGGCCGCGCGCCGCCACAAGGCGCAGGCGTTCCTGCTGGCCTCGCATGGCGTCGTCGTTCTGGGCAAGGACATCGACGATGCGGTGAACAACGCCGAAGAGTTGGAGGAGACGGCCAAGCTGCTGTTCCTGCTGAAGGGCGAGAAACTTCACTACCTGACCGACGCAGAGATCGCCGAACTGGGCGGAGGATACTGA
- the otnI gene encoding 2-oxo-tetronate isomerase, which produces MTRLAANLSMLFTDAPFLDRFDRAAAAGFEAVEFLFPYAHSIDEVKARLDRNGLSLTLINAFAGDWAGGERGFAARPSKTAEFAASLNQAIDYATGLGCPRIHVMSGITADEPDASACEAAWMGNMRLAADRTANAGLEVSIEPLNTRDMPGYFLAHQDAALDLIGKLDRRNVRLQFDVYHAQIMDGDIIRRIERLKGAYGHVQIAGVPDRHEPDTGELNYAAIFEAFDRVGFDGFLGCEYNPRGRTEDGLGWAAPFLTQKGA; this is translated from the coding sequence ATGACCAGACTTGCAGCCAACCTGTCGATGCTGTTCACCGACGCCCCGTTCCTCGACCGGTTCGACCGGGCCGCCGCTGCAGGTTTCGAGGCGGTGGAGTTCCTCTTTCCCTATGCGCATTCCATCGACGAGGTGAAGGCGCGCCTTGACCGGAACGGCCTGTCGCTGACGCTGATCAACGCCTTCGCCGGCGATTGGGCGGGCGGGGAGCGCGGCTTCGCGGCCCGCCCCTCGAAGACGGCCGAATTCGCGGCGTCGCTGAATCAGGCCATCGATTATGCGACCGGCCTCGGATGTCCGCGCATCCATGTGATGTCGGGCATCACGGCGGACGAACCGGACGCGAGCGCCTGCGAGGCTGCGTGGATGGGGAACATGCGCCTTGCCGCGGACCGTACGGCGAATGCGGGCCTCGAGGTGTCGATCGAACCGCTGAACACGCGGGACATGCCGGGCTATTTCCTCGCGCATCAGGACGCGGCGCTGGATCTGATCGGCAAGCTGGATCGCCGCAACGTGCGGCTTCAGTTCGACGTCTATCATGCGCAGATCATGGACGGCGACATCATCCGCCGGATCGAGCGTCTGAAGGGCGCCTATGGCCATGTGCAGATCGCGGGCGTGCCGGATCGCCACGAACCCGACACGGGCGAGTTGAACTACGCCGCCATCTTCGAGGCCTTCGACCGGGTGGGCTTCGACGGCTTCCTCGGCTGCGAATACAACCCGCGCGGGCGGACCGAGGATGGCCTCGGCTGGGCCGCGCCCTTCCTGACGCAAAAGGGTGCCTGA
- a CDS encoding DeoR/GlpR family DNA-binding transcription regulator, whose protein sequence is MIPAERQHFILSCLVERDVISIAELTERLGVSHMTVRRDIQTLERQSRVTSVSGGVRLSQRLQVELPHLAKTAINADQKGAIGRAAARMVQDGMVVYLDAGTTTLEIARAICDRDALTVVTNDFVISAYLSQHSRATLYHSGGLVDGNNRSCVGEIATGTLGRFNYDIAFISTSSWTIAGLSSPTEAKRPVKSAVLERTRRAVLVSDSAKYGVVAAINILPMDVFDAVVTDGQIDAGVAGELRDMGLEVILAEMPEADDPSAGKGVEE, encoded by the coding sequence ATGATCCCCGCCGAACGCCAGCATTTCATCCTGTCCTGCCTGGTAGAGCGGGACGTGATCAGCATCGCCGAACTGACCGAACGGCTGGGCGTGTCGCATATGACGGTGCGGCGCGACATCCAGACCCTCGAACGGCAAAGCCGCGTCACATCGGTGTCGGGGGGCGTGCGCCTCAGCCAGCGGTTGCAGGTCGAACTGCCGCATCTGGCGAAAACCGCGATCAACGCGGATCAGAAGGGGGCCATCGGCCGCGCCGCGGCGCGCATGGTTCAGGATGGGATGGTCGTCTATCTGGACGCGGGCACCACCACGCTGGAGATCGCGCGCGCGATTTGCGACCGCGACGCGCTGACGGTCGTCACGAACGACTTCGTCATCTCGGCCTATCTGTCGCAGCATTCCCGCGCGACGCTCTATCATTCCGGGGGGCTCGTGGATGGGAACAACCGTTCCTGCGTCGGCGAGATCGCGACGGGCACACTCGGGCGCTTCAACTACGACATCGCCTTCATCTCCACCTCGTCCTGGACGATCGCGGGGCTCAGCTCCCCGACCGAGGCGAAGCGCCCGGTGAAAAGCGCCGTCCTCGAACGCACGCGGCGGGCGGTGCTGGTGTCGGATTCCGCGAAATACGGCGTGGTGGCCGCGATCAACATCCTGCCCATGGATGTGTTCGATGCGGTCGTGACCGATGGGCAGATCGATGCCGGCGTGGCCGGCGAACTCAGGGATATGGGGTTGGAGGTCATCCTCGCCGAGATGCCGGAGGCGGATGACCCTTCGGCCGGGAAGGGAGTGGAAGAATGA
- the denD gene encoding D-erythronate dehydrogenase, with translation MKIVITGGAGFLGSRLIARLLDRGFGPDRKVASIVSLDRVACPIDDPRVRSVVGSIADAEDVTRALSEGPDVVYHLAAVLSGQSEAEFDTGLNINVDATRLLLEECRKLQTAPRVVFTSSLAVFGGPMPEVVPETMAPMPQSSYGCGKAIGELLVSEYSRKGFVDGITCRLPTICVRPGAPNSAASSFVSGMLREPLAGEASECPVPPNTRLWISSPDTAIANLVLAGGIAAGALGVNRVLNLPGITVTPAQMLDSLERLGGAEARARVAMTSDPRVMDIVCSWPGAFDVSRPRALGFVADGDFDGVLAQYMDAAAPQAASG, from the coding sequence ATGAAGATCGTCATCACCGGAGGGGCCGGGTTCCTCGGCAGCCGCCTCATCGCGCGCCTGCTGGATCGGGGCTTCGGCCCGGATCGCAAGGTCGCCTCGATCGTATCGCTGGACCGGGTCGCCTGCCCGATCGACGATCCGCGCGTGCGCAGCGTCGTCGGCTCCATCGCCGATGCGGAGGATGTGACGCGCGCGCTGTCGGAGGGGCCGGACGTCGTCTATCATCTCGCCGCCGTCCTTTCGGGGCAGTCCGAGGCGGAGTTCGACACCGGCCTCAACATCAACGTGGATGCCACGCGCCTGCTCTTGGAGGAATGCCGCAAGCTGCAGACCGCGCCGCGCGTCGTCTTCACCTCATCGCTGGCCGTCTTCGGCGGCCCGATGCCCGAGGTCGTGCCCGAGACGATGGCACCCATGCCGCAATCCTCCTACGGCTGCGGCAAGGCCATCGGCGAATTGCTCGTCAGCGAATACAGCCGCAAGGGGTTCGTCGACGGCATCACCTGCCGCCTGCCGACCATCTGCGTCCGTCCGGGCGCGCCCAATTCCGCGGCGTCGTCCTTCGTGTCGGGCATGCTGCGCGAGCCGCTGGCGGGCGAGGCGTCCGAATGCCCCGTGCCGCCGAATACGCGGCTGTGGATCTCCTCGCCCGATACCGCGATCGCGAACCTCGTGCTGGCGGGCGGGATCGCGGCCGGGGCGCTTGGGGTGAACCGGGTGCTCAACCTGCCGGGCATCACGGTGACGCCCGCGCAGATGCTGGACAGCTTGGAACGCCTCGGCGGGGCAGAGGCGCGCGCCCGCGTGGCGATGACATCGGACCCGCGCGTGATGGACATCGTCTGCAGCTGGCCGGGGGCCTTCGATGTGTCCCGCCCGCGCGCGCTCGGCTTCGTGGCCGATGGCGATTTCGACGGCGTGCTTGCCCAATACATGGATGCGGCCGCGCCGCAGGCGGCCAGCGGCTGA
- a CDS encoding GntP family permease, which translates to MAEPGMEFQLIAGLVIAIALLIFLVVKTKVHAVVALVIAASIAGLIGGMLPADVISAITTGFGTTLSTIGLVIGFGVMMGRVLEISGAAEQMAYSLIRWVGKRREDWAMVLTGYVVSIPIFCDSAFVILTPLIKALARSTGKSILTLGISLAGGLVLTHHAVPPTPGPLGVAGIYGVDIGLMILWGIVFTLPGMAVFVLYGRVMGPRLEKMILDDTGEDVGAAYRQFEEAATERQKELPSLFLSILPLVLPIALIFLNTLANFFVKTSGNPELANTLLVQLFSFVGNPVIAVGLGLLVAVYTLIPRVPRTDAIAYMEQGVESAGIILLVTGAGGALGAVLRASGAGDVIGATVAGLPIPAILIPFVISSLVRLIQGSGTVAMITGASISAPILMGMPDVNMVFAAQAAAIGSMVFGYFNDSYFWVINRMLGVKNAKHQMLLWSVPTTLAWLSALIMLLLCNAIFG; encoded by the coding sequence ATGGCGGAACCCGGAATGGAGTTCCAGTTGATCGCGGGGTTGGTCATAGCGATCGCCCTGCTGATCTTTCTGGTCGTCAAGACCAAGGTCCACGCGGTCGTGGCCCTTGTCATCGCAGCATCGATCGCCGGTCTGATCGGGGGCATGTTGCCCGCCGATGTGATCTCGGCGATCACGACAGGCTTCGGCACCACGCTGTCCACCATCGGTCTCGTGATCGGGTTCGGGGTGATGATGGGCCGCGTGCTCGAAATCTCCGGCGCTGCCGAACAGATGGCCTATTCGCTGATCCGCTGGGTCGGTAAGCGGCGCGAGGATTGGGCCATGGTCCTGACGGGCTATGTCGTGTCGATCCCGATCTTCTGCGACAGCGCCTTCGTCATCCTGACGCCGCTGATCAAGGCGCTCGCCCGCTCGACGGGCAAATCGATCCTGACGCTGGGGATCAGCCTTGCCGGCGGTTTGGTGCTGACGCACCACGCCGTCCCGCCGACACCCGGCCCGCTGGGCGTCGCCGGGATCTATGGGGTCGATATCGGTCTGATGATCCTTTGGGGCATCGTCTTCACACTGCCCGGCATGGCGGTGTTCGTTCTTTATGGCCGCGTCATGGGTCCGCGGCTGGAGAAGATGATCCTCGACGACACGGGCGAGGATGTGGGCGCGGCCTATCGTCAGTTCGAAGAGGCCGCGACCGAGCGGCAGAAGGAACTGCCGTCCTTGTTCCTGTCGATCCTGCCGCTGGTGCTGCCGATCGCGCTGATCTTCCTGAACACGCTGGCGAACTTCTTCGTCAAGACATCGGGCAATCCCGAACTGGCGAATACGCTGCTGGTGCAGCTCTTCTCGTTCGTCGGCAACCCGGTCATCGCGGTGGGTCTCGGCCTGCTGGTCGCGGTCTATACGCTCATCCCGCGGGTGCCCCGCACCGACGCCATCGCCTATATGGAGCAGGGCGTCGAAAGCGCGGGCATCATCCTTCTGGTGACGGGGGCGGGCGGCGCCCTCGGTGCCGTCCTGCGCGCCTCGGGGGCGGGCGATGTCATCGGCGCGACCGTGGCCGGCCTGCCGATCCCCGCGATCCTGATCCCGTTCGTGATCTCGTCGCTGGTGCGCCTGATCCAAGGGTCGGGAACGGTGGCGATGATCACCGGCGCGTCGATCTCGGCCCCGATCCTGATGGGGATGCCCGATGTCAACATGGTGTTCGCCGCTCAGGCCGCGGCCATCGGCTCGATGGTGTTCGGCTATTTCAACGACAGCTACTTCTGGGTGATCAACCGGATGCTCGGTGTGAAGAACGCCAAACACCAGATGCTGCTGTGGTCGGTTCCGACCACGCTGGCATGGCTCTCGGCGCTGATCATGCTGCTGCTCTGCAACGCGATTTTCGGCTGA
- a CDS encoding ABC transporter ATP-binding protein: protein MTTPFLHINGLRKTYGDVVATDHVEISVAEGEFMTFLGPSGSGKSTTLYILAGFQDPTAGDIRLRGQSVLATPPHKRNIGMVFQRYTLFPHLSVGENVAFPLRVRRVAQAEIAERVRRALKLVRLEGFEDRLPAKMSGGQQQRVALARALIYDPPVLLMDEPLSALDKKLREEIQHEIRRIHQATGVTILYVTHDQEEALRLSDRIAVFNRGRIEQIGTGPELYARPATRFVADFVGDSAFLPGRLESVAGGTAALRFADGTLVRGVPLHGTPGADGAAELMLRPERAELSTAAGADGASLPVTVEDITFLGNNTAVAVRTGWGDALSVRLDYGHPLAGTIARGDRLHVHWAPEAAHAFAS, encoded by the coding sequence ATGACGACTCCCTTCCTTCACATCAACGGCCTTCGCAAGACCTATGGCGATGTCGTGGCGACCGACCATGTCGAGATTTCCGTCGCGGAGGGCGAGTTCATGACCTTCCTCGGTCCCTCGGGGTCGGGAAAATCGACCACGCTCTATATCCTCGCGGGGTTTCAGGATCCGACGGCGGGGGACATCCGGCTGCGCGGTCAGTCGGTGCTGGCGACGCCGCCGCACAAGCGCAACATCGGGATGGTGTTTCAACGCTATACCCTGTTCCCGCATCTGAGCGTGGGCGAGAACGTGGCCTTCCCCCTTCGGGTGCGCCGCGTCGCGCAGGCCGAGATCGCCGAGCGGGTGCGCCGTGCGCTGAAGCTGGTGCGCCTCGAGGGGTTCGAAGATCGGCTGCCCGCGAAGATGTCGGGCGGTCAGCAGCAGCGCGTCGCCTTGGCCCGCGCGCTGATCTACGATCCGCCGGTCCTGTTGATGGACGAACCGCTTTCGGCCCTCGACAAGAAGCTGCGCGAAGAGATCCAGCACGAGATCCGCCGCATCCACCAGGCGACCGGGGTGACGATCCTCTATGTGACCCACGATCAGGAGGAGGCGCTGCGCCTGTCGGATCGCATCGCCGTCTTCAACCGCGGGCGGATCGAGCAGATCGGCACGGGGCCGGAACTCTATGCCCGTCCCGCAACGCGGTTCGTTGCCGATTTCGTCGGTGACAGCGCGTTCCTTCCGGGCCGGTTGGAGAGTGTCGCAGGTGGAACGGCTGCACTGCGCTTTGCCGATGGCACGCTGGTGCGCGGTGTGCCGCTGCATGGCACCCCCGGCGCGGATGGTGCGGCGGAGCTGATGCTCCGGCCCGAACGCGCGGAGCTTTCCACTGCGGCGGGCGCGGACGGTGCCTCGCTGCCCGTCACGGTCGAGGATATCACGTTCTTGGGCAACAACACCGCCGTTGCGGTCCGCACGGGTTGGGGCGATGCGCTGTCGGTGCGGCTCGATTATGGCCATCCGCTGGCCGGTACCATCGCACGCGGCGACCGGCTGCATGTGCATTGGGCACCCGAAGCCGCGCATGCCTTCGCGAGCTAG
- a CDS encoding ABC transporter permease has product MLLDFDKLGAWKWALAGICALMTLFLLLPILFIVALSFGSSRWLIFPPPGWTLKWYEELFADPRWLGAALTSAKIGLIVTVLSVALGLLASMALVRGTFKGRAVLRAFFLTPMILPVIIVAVALYAAFLRMGLNGTLVGFVIAHLVVALPFSIVTISGALETFDPAIEDAAILCGASPWEARLRVTLPGISHGLFSAAIFSFLISWDEVVLAIFMASPSLQTLPVKVWTTLRQDLTPVIAAASTLLVALTVLLMIAAALIRKGKTR; this is encoded by the coding sequence ATGCTGCTGGATTTCGACAAGCTGGGGGCGTGGAAATGGGCCTTGGCGGGCATTTGCGCCCTGATGACGCTGTTTCTGCTGCTGCCGATCCTGTTCATCGTCGCGCTGTCCTTCGGCAGTTCGCGCTGGCTCATCTTTCCGCCGCCGGGCTGGACGCTGAAATGGTACGAAGAGCTGTTCGCCGATCCGCGTTGGCTGGGCGCGGCGCTGACCTCGGCCAAGATCGGGCTGATCGTCACGGTGCTGTCGGTGGCCCTCGGGCTGCTGGCGTCGATGGCGCTGGTGCGCGGCACGTTCAAGGGCCGCGCGGTGCTGCGGGCCTTCTTCCTGACGCCGATGATCCTGCCGGTGATCATCGTGGCCGTCGCGCTCTATGCTGCATTCCTGCGCATGGGGCTGAACGGCACGCTGGTCGGCTTCGTGATCGCGCATCTCGTGGTGGCGCTGCCGTTTTCCATCGTCACCATTTCCGGGGCGCTCGAGACGTTCGACCCCGCGATCGAGGATGCCGCGATCCTGTGCGGTGCCAGCCCGTGGGAGGCGCGGCTGCGCGTGACCCTGCCGGGCATCAGCCATGGCCTCTTCTCGGCCGCGATCTTCTCCTTCCTCATCTCGTGGGATGAGGTGGTGCTGGCGATCTTCATGGCCTCTCCCAGCCTGCAAACGCTTCCGGTCAAGGTCTGGACGACGCTGCGCCAAGACTTGACGCCGGTGATCGCCGCCGCCTCGACCCTTCTCGTTGCGCTGACGGTGCTTCTGATGATCGCCGCCGCCCTGATCCGCAAAGGTAAGACCCGATGA
- a CDS encoding ABC transporter permease gives MRIFPIGRLRGTGIGFGLPAILLLLAFFVVPVALLLARSVTEPQLGWQNYAALLGSSTYAKVFFNTFFVAGVVTAITVLIAFPVAWALVIMPKGWSAVVFAVILLSMWTNLLARTYAWMVLLQQTGLINRMLMSTGLIDRPLQLTNNLVGVTIGMVYIMLPFMILPLMGVLKKIDPAILQAAALCGATKWQALRRVLLPLATPGIASGALMVFVMSLGYFVTPSLLGGASNMMLAELIAQQVQSLVNWGMGGAAAFVLLVVTLALYAVQLRFFDRGEAR, from the coding sequence ATGCGCATCTTCCCCATCGGCCGCCTGCGCGGCACCGGCATCGGGTTCGGCCTGCCGGCCATCCTGTTGCTCTTGGCCTTCTTCGTCGTGCCTGTGGCGCTGCTGCTGGCGCGGTCGGTGACCGAACCGCAGCTGGGCTGGCAGAACTATGCGGCGCTTCTTGGCTCGTCCACCTATGCCAAGGTGTTCTTCAACACCTTCTTCGTGGCGGGCGTGGTGACGGCGATCACGGTGCTGATCGCGTTTCCGGTGGCTTGGGCGCTGGTGATCATGCCCAAGGGCTGGTCGGCGGTGGTCTTTGCCGTGATCCTGCTGTCGATGTGGACGAACCTTCTGGCCCGGACCTATGCGTGGATGGTGCTGTTGCAGCAGACGGGGCTGATCAACCGGATGCTGATGTCCACGGGTCTGATCGACCGGCCGCTGCAACTGACGAACAATCTGGTCGGGGTCACGATCGGCATGGTCTATATCATGCTGCCCTTCATGATCCTGCCGCTGATGGGGGTGTTGAAGAAGATCGACCCCGCGATCCTGCAGGCGGCGGCGCTGTGCGGGGCGACCAAATGGCAGGCGCTGCGGCGCGTGCTGCTGCCGCTGGCAACGCCGGGGATCGCCTCCGGGGCGCTGATGGTGTTCGTGATGTCGCTGGGCTATTTCGTCACGCCCTCGCTTCTGGGGGGTGCGTCGAACATGATGCTGGCCGAACTGATCGCCCAGCAGGTCCAAAGTCTTGTGAATTGGGGGATGGGCGGTGCGGCGGCCTTCGTGCTGCTGGTGGTGACGCTGGCGCTCTATGCCGTGCAGCTGCGCTTCTTCGACCGTGGGGAGGCCCGCTGA
- a CDS encoding ABC transporter substrate-binding protein, whose amino-acid sequence MKHALLLATAFGCAAMTASADELVFSSWGGTTQDAQAEHWAGPFTEQTGITVLNDGPTDYGKIKAMVEAGSVAWDVADVEFDWALQAGQQGLLEPLDFSVIDRDALDPRFVSDYAVGSFYYSFVLGYNPASFGADTPASLADLFDTERFPGKRTFYKWSAPGVIEAALLADGVPADELYPLDLDRAFAKLDTIKSDIIWWSGGAQSQQLIASGEAPMGLLWNGRLSALQADGLDVGIVWDQNITAADALVVPKGAPDREAAMRFIAAATAAQPQADFAAATGYAPINVDSPALMDPELRATLPDAQSAPQVNADMAYWAEHRDEIGTRWYAWQAQ is encoded by the coding sequence ATGAAACATGCCCTTCTTCTTGCTACCGCCTTTGGATGTGCGGCCATGACCGCCAGCGCGGATGAGCTTGTCTTCTCCTCTTGGGGGGGGACGACGCAGGACGCGCAGGCCGAACACTGGGCCGGCCCCTTCACCGAACAGACCGGCATCACCGTCCTGAACGATGGCCCGACCGATTACGGCAAGATCAAAGCCATGGTGGAGGCCGGGTCCGTCGCATGGGATGTCGCGGATGTCGAATTCGACTGGGCGCTGCAGGCCGGTCAACAGGGCCTTTTGGAACCGCTCGACTTTTCGGTGATCGACCGTGACGCGCTCGATCCGCGCTTCGTGTCCGATTATGCCGTCGGCTCGTTCTATTACTCCTTCGTGCTGGGCTACAATCCGGCGAGCTTCGGGGCCGATACGCCCGCCTCGCTGGCGGACCTCTTCGACACGGAGCGTTTTCCGGGCAAGCGCACCTTCTACAAATGGTCGGCGCCGGGCGTGATCGAGGCGGCGCTGCTGGCCGATGGCGTGCCCGCCGATGAACTCTATCCGCTCGATCTCGATCGGGCATTCGCCAAGCTCGATACGATCAAGTCGGACATCATCTGGTGGTCGGGCGGTGCGCAGAGCCAGCAGTTGATCGCCTCGGGCGAGGCGCCGATGGGCCTGTTGTGGAACGGCCGCCTTTCGGCCTTGCAGGCGGACGGTCTGGATGTCGGCATCGTGTGGGATCAGAACATCACCGCGGCCGATGCCCTCGTCGTGCCGAAGGGCGCCCCCGATCGCGAGGCGGCGATGCGCTTCATCGCTGCGGCGACGGCGGCGCAGCCGCAGGCCGATTTCGCGGCCGCCACCGGCTATGCCCCGATCAACGTCGATTCCCCGGCCTTGATGGATCCCGAACTGCGCGCCACGCTGCCCGATGCGCAATCCGCGCCGCAGGTGAATGCCGACATGGCCTATTGGGCCGAACACCGCGACGAGATCGGCACCCGCTGGTACGCCTGGCAGGCGCAATGA